A stretch of DNA from Arthrobacter globiformis:
CGGTCGCGCACGCGCTCCATCGTGGCCCGGTCCGTGGCTTCGGCGTTCAGCCGCAGGTACGGTTCGGTGTTGGAGGGGCGAAGGTTGAACCAGAAGCTGCCGTCGGCGGCGGTGAAGGTGCTGCCGTCCAGGTGGTCCACCGCCACGTCCTCGGTCTCGAAATCGGCCCGCACGCGCTCCACGGCGCCGGCCTTGTCCTCGATTTCGGAGTTAATTTCGCCGGAGGACACATACGGTTCGTACTCCCGGCCGAGCTCCGAAAGCGGGCCGTCCTGTTCGCCGAGAGCGGCCAGCACGTGCATGGCGGCCAGCATCCCGGTGTCCGCGTTCCAGAAGTCACGGAAGTAGAAGTGGGCGGAGTGCTCCCCGCCGAAGATGGCGCCTTCCTCTGCCATGACGGCCTTGATGAAGGAGTGGCCCACCCGGGTGCGCACAGCCCGGCCGCCGTCCTCGGCGACGAGTTCGGGCACCGCACGGGAGGTCAGGAGGTTGTGGATGATGGTGGGCTTTGCCTCGCCCTGGGCCTTCGCGCGGGCGATTTCGCGGCGGGCCACCATGCCCGTGATGGCCGACGGCGAGACCGCCTCGCCCTTTTCGTCGATGACGAAGCAGCGGTCGGCGTCGCCGTCGAACGCCAGGCCGATGTCCGCGCCGTGTTCGACGACGGCGGCCTGCAGGTCGCGCAGGTTTTCCGGCTCCAGGGGGTTGGCCGGGTGGTTCGGGAAAGAGCCGTCCAGTTCGAAGTAGAGCGGAATGATGTCGAAGGGCAGCTTCGGAAGCAGCGTGTCGCCCAGGACGGCCGGCGTCGTCAGTCCGGCCATACCGTTGCCGGCGTCCACCACGACTTTGAGGGGGCGCGAGCCGGAGAGGTCAACGAGGGTGCGCAGGTACTCGGCGTAGTCCTTCAGCACATCCCGGACGCCGATCTGGCCCTGGGTTTCGGCAGCGGGAATGGAGCCTGTGTTCAGATACTGCTCTGCGAGTGCCTGAATCTCCTTGAGGCCGGTCTCGGAGGAGATCGGGACGGCGCCGGCCTTGGCCATCTTGATGCCGTTGTACTCGGCGGGGTTGTGGCTCGCGGTGAACGTGGCGCCCGCGGCGTTCAGGGCTCCGCACGCGTAGTACAGCTCGTCTGTGGAGATCAGGTCCAGCAGCTGGACGTTGGCTCCCCGGGTGGCGGCACCGGTGGAGAACGCCTTGCTGAATTCGGGGGAGGACGGGCGCATGTCACCGCCGACCAGGACTGTCTGTCCCTCAAGGCCAAGCACGTCAACGAACGCTGCGCCTACGGCTTCGACGATTTCAGCGGTGATGGATTCGCCCACGATGCCGCGGACGTCATACGCCTTGAACGAGGCCGAAAGGTCAAAAGTACGGGTCTGGTCGCTAGTCACGGCACTTATCTTACGGGCACGCGCGCGGCGGCCTGTGAAGGGGAAGTCACAGAAGCGCGCGCCGGCGTTGTCCACATGGCGGGTGCCCGGGGTTTGGTGTGTCAGAGGCGGCTGGGATACTGAATCAATGGCAAATAACCAGCACGCTCCTGTCCTTGCTTCTGCCCCCGGCCCCTCCGGCACCGGCGCCGGAAGGGATGAGGGAGCGGTCACTGGGACCCGGGGCCAGGCCCTGTCGGTGCTGCGCGAGCTGGTGGGCCGGCCGGATGCCGACTTCCACGACGGCCAGTTCGAGGCGATTGAGGCGCTGGTCGACGGCGGCCGCCGGACGCTCGTGGTGCAGCGGACAGGCTGGGGAAAGTCCGCAGTTTACTTCGTGGCGTCCCTGCTGCTCCGCCGACGCGGGGCGGGACCCACGCTCATCGTTTCGCCGCTGCTGGCCCTGATGCGGGACCAGGTGGCGGCAGCAGCCCGGGCAGGTGTACGGGCCGTGGCCATCAACTCCGCGAACCAGCTGGAGTGGGACACGGTGCGGGAGCAGCTTGCCGCTGACCAGGTGGATGTCCTGTTGGTTTCCCCCGAGCGGCTCACCAACCCTTCGTTCCGCGAAAACCAGCTGCCGGAACTCATCCGGCGCACGGGGCTGCTGGTCATCGACGAGGCCCACTGCATCTCCGACTGGGGCCACGATTTCCGGCCCGACTACCGGCGCATTGCCGACCTCATCACGCAGCTTCCGGACACCGTGCCGGTACTGGCCACCACAGCCACGGCCAACTCCCGGGTGGTCCACGACATCGAGGAACAGCTCGGCGACGGCGTGCTGACCATCCGCGGCGCGCTGGGCAGGGAGTCGCTGCGGCTCGGGGTCCTGGCGCTGCCCGACTCGCGTGAGCGTCTCGGCTGGCTTCTCACGCACCTCGCGGATCTGCAGGGCAGCGGGATCATCTACACCCTGACGGTCTCCGCCGCCGAGGACACGGCCAGGCTGCTTGCGGAGGCAGGCCACGAGGTACTGGCCTATACCGGCCGCACCGACCCGGCTGACCGGGAGAGGGCGGAGCAGCTCCTCAAGGACAACCAGGTCAAGGCGCTGGTGGCCACCTCCGCGCTGGGGATGGGCTTCGACAAGCCGGACCTCGGGTTCGTGGTGCACCTCGGCGCCCCGTCGTCCCCGGTTGCCTACTACCAGCAGGTGGGCAGGGCGGGCCGTGGCGCCGCCAACGCAGACGTCCTGCTCCTGCCCGGATCCGAGGACCGTGAAATCTGGCAATACTTTGCCACTGCCTCCATGCCCTCCGAGGAGAAGGCCGCGGCTGTGCTGACCGCGCTGGCGGAGGCCGGCTCGGCCGTGTCCACCGTGGCTTTGGAAGCCCGGGTGGACCTTCGCCGGACGCCCCTGGAACTCCTGCTGAAGGTGCTCGCCGTGGATGGTGCAGTGGAACGAGTAGGCGGCGGCTGGCGCTCCACCGGAATGCCCTGGACGTACGACGCCGAACGGTACCGCCGCATCGCGGAAGCGCGGGTGGACGAGCAGGACTCCATGGTCATCTACCAGGACACTGCCGGGTGCCGGATGGAGTACATCACCTCCGTCCTGGACGACGAAACCGCCGCCGCCTGCGGCCGTTGCGACAACTGCGCCGGCCGATGGTTCCCCGCGGAGGTCGCGTCCACAGCCACGGAGGCTGCCGGGCAGACCCTCAGCCGCGCGGGCATTGTGCTGGAGTCCAGGCTTCAGTGGCCCAGCGGAATGGACCGCCTCGGAGTGCCGGTGAAGGGCAAGATCAAACCCGACGAAAACACAGCGGACGGCCGGGTCCTCGCCAGGCTGACGGACTTGGGCTGGGGCGGGGCGCTGCGCGAACTTTTCGCGGCCGGGGCTCCGGACCGCGCTGTCGATCCCGGCATGCTGCAGGCCTGTGTCCAGGTGCTGCGCGAATGGGGCGCCGGTAACTCGCGGATTCCCGGTTGGAGCGGCGCAGGCAGGCCGGCAGCGATCGTCAGCATGCCCTCGCGCAGCAGGCCCGAACTTGTGGACTCGCTGGCCCGGGGCATTTCCCAGATCGGCCGCATCCCGTACATCGGCCAGCTGCAGCTCGACCACGGCGGGCCCACCGGCGGACGCGGCGGCAACAGCGCCTACCGGCTGGCCGGGGTGTGGGACCGGCTCGTGGTGGGGGAGTCATTGGCGGCAGAGCTCGCAGGCCTGGGCGGCGGCAGCGTGATGCTTATCGACGACCTCGTGGACAGCCGCTGGACGGTTACCGTCGCGGGGCGCGCGCTCAGGCGGGCCGGTGCGGGCGCGGTGCTTCCGCTGGCGCTGGCCCAGGCCGGCTGACCTCGGCCCCCGCATGCCGGTGCAGCATAAGGCTGTCGACGGTGCTGAGGAGCATCAGCACCGCAATCGACAGGAATGCGCCGCGGTAGGCGGCCACGCCGCTACCATCAGGTCCGGCTAACAGGACGCCGCCAAGCCCGGACGAGAGCAGGGACTCCGACTCGAAGAGGCGCAGCAGCAGGGCGCCCACTGCGATTCCGGCCCCGGTGGCCAGCTGAACGATCGTGGCCGAGACGGCGTTGGCAGACGTCAGCTGCCCGGGCTGGATATCCGCGTACTGGACCGACGCGTACGCGGAGAAGCCAATGGAACGGAACGCCCCGCTGCACACGAGCAGCGCGAATACCAGCGGTTCCGGCGTGGCCGGGGTCAGCATCGCGCAGAGGGCAAAGGTGGCAGCCGACGCCAGGGACGCGAACACCAGCGCGGGCTTGAATCCGAAGCGCCTGATGAGCGGCGTCGTCGCGGGTTTGATGCCGATGTTGCCGATGAACACGGCGGCCACCATGATGCCCGCGTGCAGGGGGCTCCATCCGAAGCCGTTCTGGAACATCAGCGGCAACAGGAACGGCACGGCACTGATGGTCAGCCGGTAAATGAAGCCGCCCGAGTTGGTCGCCCGGAAGGTGCGGGTGCCGAACACTGTCAGATCAAACAACGGGTGGGCCGCGCGGCGCATCCAGAAGACCGCCACTGCCAGCGCGAGAACCCCGGCCAGAATGCTCGGCCAGGTCCAAAAGCCGCCGGGGTGGCCGCTGGCCAGTTCAAGTCCCGCCACCAGCGCTCCCACGCCGGCCGTTGTGAGGGCAAGTCCAAGCCAGTCCAGCCGGCGGTTGCTGTCGCCGGGGACGGCGGGGACCAGGCGCAGGGCGGCGAGGAAGGCGGCGGCGCCGAGCGGCAGATTGATCAGGAAGATCCAGTGCCAGGACAGGTATGTGGTCAGGGCGCCGCCCACGAGTGGCGCCAGGACCGGAGCCAGCAGCCCGGGCCAGACCAGATAGGCCGTGGCGCGCAGCAGATCCGACTTTGGCGTCCCGCGAAGCACCAGCAGCGTACCGACCGGCACCATCATCGCCCCGCCCAGGCCCTGCAGGACGCGGCTGACGGTCAGCACCGTGAGGTCCTGGCTTGCAGCGCACAGCAGCGACGCCACGGTAAAGACAGCGATGGCAAGGCAGAAAATCCGCCGGGCCCCGAGCCGCTCTGCCAGCCAGCCGCTCAGCGGGATGCCCATGGCCACCGTCATCAGGTAGGCGGTCATGGTGATGTTCACACTGGCCGACGGCACCCCAAAGTCCCCGGCGATGCTCGGAATGGCGGTCGTCAGGACCGTCCCGTCGAGGAATTCCATGAAGAACGTGGCCGCCACAAGCAGGGCCAGCCGGGGGCTCCAGGCCTCGTTGGCGGAAAGCTTGTTCATGGACTCATCCTGCCACCGGAAAGCGCTTTATCGCCTTGACCGTCCGGCACGCGGACGGCTGCCGCCGCCGAGACGCAGGAGCCCGGGAACGCAAAAGGCCCCGGTCCGAGGACCGGGGCCAAACGCGGAGACGGGGGGATTTGAACCCCCGGTCGAGTTTAACCCCGACCCTTCATTAGCAGTGAAGTCCATTCGGCCGCTCTGGCACGTCTCCAATTGCTATTACTAGCCCACCAAGGATACGCAGAACCGGCCACCCAGTGCAAAACGGCCCGTGCCGCCCGCGAAAAACGCGGCGGCCCGGCCCAACCGCCGGAGTTTTTGTCCAGATAATGCGGGCTCAAGCGGCCCTGTCTCGCGATATCTGTACAAAAACTCCAGGAGGACCGCGTCAGGCCGTGCCTTCTGCCAGCGCCTTCCACAGGAAGTGCTGGCTGCGGCCCTGGAGCGCGGCCGCCTGCCGGTTGTCCGAGGCGCCGGCGTGCCCGCCCTCCAGCGCTTCGTGGAACCAGATGTTGGGGATGCCCATGGCCAGCATCCGCGCAGCCATCTTCCGGGCCTGCACGGGACCCACGCGGTCATCGGAGGTGGCAGTCCAGATGAACGTCTCCGGGTACTCCACGCCGTCCTTCAGCTGGTGGTACGGCGAGAAGGTCTTGATGAATTCCCAGTGCTCGGGCAGGTCAGGGTCGCCGTACTCGGCAATCCACGAGTGTCCTGCCGACAGCTTCGTGTACCGGCGCATGTCCAGCAGCGGCACCCCGCAGGACACGGCACCGAACAGTTCGGGGTACCGCGTCAGCATGTTGCCCACGAGCAGGCCGCCATTGGAGCCTCCGACGCAGCCGAGCCGTTCCCTGCTGGTGACACCCCGCGAGATCAGGTCCCTGGCCACCGCCGCAAAGTCCTCGTAGGCGCGGTGCCGGTTCTCCTGCAGCGCTGCCCGGTGCCAGGACGGGCCGTATTCCCCGCCGCCGCGGATGTTGGCCACGACGTACACGCCGCCGCGGCTGTGCCCCTCCGCTAGGCCGTCGCCCGGAACCGCGGCAGTGCGCCGCTCCAGCCACGCCCGGCCGACGGTGCCGCTGTACGCCGGCGTGCGCGAGACTTCGAAGCCGCCGTAGCCGGAGAGCTGCGTGGGGTTCTGCCCGTCAAGGACCAGGCCCCGCGCGGCCACCTGGAAGTACGGGACCCTCGTGCCGTCCGCCGAGACGGCAAAGTGCTGCTGCACCTCGTAGTCCGCTTCATTGAAGAACGACGGCGACGCCTTCACCTCCGCATGGCTGCTCACCACGCCTGCCACGGCAGTTCCGCCTGAAGCCCCGCCGTCGGCAGTTCCCCGGGCCAGTGTGTCCCGGGTCAGTGTGCCGCGGGTCAGCGTGCTCGGCGTCGTGAAGCCGGTGGCAACGAGCCAGAAGTCGTCCCCGGCCCCGCTTTCCGCCTCGTCCTCGTCGTCCACGGCGAAGGCATTGACGTCGTGCAACGGCGGGCAGGCGTCCAGCAGCGAGGACCGCCATGAGCCGGCAGGATCCAGCACGCGGATTTCCGAGGACACGTCCTTCAGCAGGTTCAGCAGCAGGAAGTTCCGCGTCCAGCTCCAGGACTGCAGGGAGGTGTGCGCGTCCGGTGCGAAGAGAACCGTCAGTTCGCGCTCGCCGGCCAGGTACGCCCGGAAATCAGCGGCCAGCAGGGAGCCCGCCGCGTAGGTGGTCCCGTTCACCGTCCAGTCGAGCTGCGGCCGGAACAGCAGCCATTCCCGGTGCACGCCCGTGTTCACGTCGGTGGGCACGTCCACCGGCACCCAGTCGCCGTCCTGGAGCACGGAGGTGCGGCGGTTGAAGAAGTCGATCCAGTCCACGGCGAACGTCCGCTCAAAGCCCGGGGTTGAGTCGTGGGCCACGATGGCCATCATGTGGTCTTCGGGGATCTCGAAGATGCGCGGCGCATCGGCCAGGACCTGGCCGCGGCGGAGCCGCACGGCCGTGCGGGCGTACGACGACGCAGTGCGGGGGAGCCCATCGGCCGTGCTGGCGACCAGCAGCGTGTCCGCATCGAGCCATGAGACGTTCCCCTTCGCCGTCGGGAGGTCAAAGCCGCCCATGGCGGGAGCAACGAAAGCCCGGGTCTCGACGTCGAACTCGCGGTAACGGTTGGCGTCGCCGCCATCGGGGGAGAGCGCCACCAGAGCGCGCCGGTACGGCTGCCCGGGTTCGGGCCGGAGCAGGTTTGCGCCGTGAAAGACCCATTCCACGCCGTCGGCGGCCGCCAAGGCGTCCACATCGAGCAGCACCTCCCACTCAGGGGCGTCGCTGCGGTAGCTGTCCCAGCTGGTCCGGCGCCACAGGCCCTTGGGGTTCTGCCGGTCCTTCCAGAAGTTGTAGTACCACTCGCCGTGCTTGCTCACCATGGCGATCTTGTCCGTCGAGTCCAGCACCTCGAGGATCTCGCCCTCGAGCCGGGCATAGTCGGCGTCCTCCAGGAGGTCCTCCGTGCGGGCATTCTGCTCGCGTACCCAGGCCAGCTGTTCCTCGCCGTAAATGTCCTCCAGCCAGATGTTCTCGTCGGTGGGCGCGGGCGCGGTCTCTGTGGGAGCGGCGCCGGACGCGGGGGCAGAATCAGCTGCGGTGGTGGTCATGCGCCCATCCAAACAACATCCCCACTCAGCTAGCAAGTCACATGCCGATACTCTGGAAGGCGTGGTTATTTCGCAGAGCATCCGGACCGCGCTGATTGGCGCCGGTCCTAGGGGTACCAGCGTGCTGGAGCGGCTGCTCGCCAACTGGTCCGCCGCCGGCCCCGCCGGAGCCCGCCTGCACATCGACGTCATCGATCCGTTTCCCGCCGGTCCGGGGCACGTCTGGCAGCCCGGACAGTCGCGCCTCTACCTGATGAACACGCAGTCGTTCTACCCCACGCTCGTTCCCGAGGACACGGGTCTGGCCGCGCCGGTGGCGGGCACCACCTTCGACCGCTGGCGTACAGCCCAGCAGCACAGCCCCCTGCCCGGGCTCTCCGACGACGAGCGGGCGGAGCTCGCCGTGCTGGGATCCTGCGACTTCCCCAGCCGCGCCATCTATGGCCGCTACCTGCGGTCCACCCTCGAGGAGCTGCTCGCCGCGCTGCCCGACGGCGTCACCGTGGAAATGCACCAGGCGACGGCCACCGCTGCGCGCCGGCAGCCGGACGGAAGGTTCGAGGTCGAACTGGACGGTGGTGGATCGGAGGGTGGCGAACCGAACGACGGCGGGACCCTCACCGTCGATTCCGTCGTCCTCGCGCTGGGCCACCTCGCGTCCCGCCTCAGCCCCGAACAGCGCGAACTGCAGGCGGCCGCCGCGCAGTTCGGCCTGCGCTACCTGCCGCCGGCCGTTCCTGCCGACGTCGACTGGAGTGTGATTCCCGCGCAGGAGCCGGTATTGGTCCGCGGGATGGGCCTGAACTTCTTCGACGTGATGGGCCAGCTCACGGAGGGCAGGGGAGGGAAGTTCGTGGAGGCAGGGGACGCCCTCGAGTACCTGCCTTCTGGCCAGGAGCCTTTCATCCTCGCCGCGTCCCGGCGCGGAACGCCGTACCGGTCCAAGGCCACCCTCGCGGGCTACTACCCGGCGTCGGTCACACTCCGCTACTTCACCGGCAAGGCGCTGCGGAGGTTCTCGGCCGCCGGGATTGTTCCGGCCTTCGACCATGACCTTTGGCCGCTCCTGCACCGGGACGCGCTCTGGGCCTATTACACGACCCTCGTGCGCTCGCAGCCGGACGCTGTTCAGGACCATGCCGCCTTCCTCAAGGAACTGGACGACGCCCTGCACCCGCATGCCCACGGCACCGGCCGGTGGGAAGAGGACTTCAACGCCGTCGTCGGCCGCCATGTCCATCCGGACAGCAGGCTGAACCTGCGCGGTCTTGCTGCCCCGCTGGCCGGGCAGACCTTCGCCTCGCGCGCCGAGCTGGACGCCGCCGTCGTCGACTACCTCGACGACGATGCCCGCCGCTCCGCGCTTGGCGAGGACGATCCCGTCAAGATGGCCATCGGGGCGCTGCACCACGGCCGTGCCGTGCTGAAATCGGTGGTGGCCGACGGCGGGATCACCGATGAGTCATGGGTCGCCGGCCTGCGGGGCTGGTTTGAGTCGCTGGTGGAGGGTCTCGCCAGCGGTCCGCCGGCGCTGCGCGCCGAGCAGTTGGCGGCACTGGCGCGCGCCGGAATTGTCAGCTTCGTGGGCCCGGACCCCAAGTTCGGCGTGGCCCGCGGGAAGCGCGCCTTCACCGCCGCCTCGCCGTGGGTACACGGCGGTGCCGCGGAAGCTCACACCCTGGTGGAGGCACTGGCGCCGGCCAACCGGGTGGCCCTCAACGAGTCCCCGCTGCTGGAGCAGCTCCTCGCCGACGGGCTTGTGCGGCCACGGACCATGATGACGGTGGAAGGCACGCCGGTGCAGTCCTCCGGCCTCGACGTCCGCCCGCACCCGTACCGGCCGGTTGCGGCGAACGGCGAGGTCACAGACGGGATGTACGTGCTCGGGCTTCAGCTCTCGGCCGTCCAATGGGGAACCGCCATTGCTGCCGAAGCGGCCCAGCAGGCCGGTCCGGTCTACCCCAGCGGGCAGCGTACCCTCCGCGACGCCGACGAGATCGCCCGCGCCATCCTCGAACTTCCCCCAAACGCTTCCTCAGGTCCTGCCGCTTGAGCCGGGACGCTTCCTCAGGTCCTGTCGCTTGAGCTGGGACGCTTCCTCAGGTTCTGCCGTTTGAGCCCAAACGCTTCCTCAGGTCCTGTCGCTTGAGCCCGGACGCTTCCTCAGGTTCTGTCGCTTGAGCCCGGACGCTTCCTCGTTTCCCGGCCTAACGGCACACAAAGAATGCCGGCCGGTAGCTTCCTGCGAAGCTGCCGCCCGGCATCCGTTCGGGGAACGTCGCCTACTGGGCGCCCTGGCCCGTGTCGGCCAGAAGCTTGAACCTGGCCCCGGTGGGGTCGGTCAGCGTGGCCATCCGGCCGTAGGGTGTGTCGTCCGGGCCGTCAAGGACCGTCGCGCCCAACTTGACGGCCTTGTCGATGGAGGCGTTGGCGTCCTCTACGGCGAAATAGACCACCCAGTTGGAGGGGACTTCAGCGGGAAGGTCGGCCGACGCATCATAGATCCCGGCCTTAGCCTCCCTGCCGGCGCCCAGGGTTGTGTAGCGGAACTCCGGGGTGTCGCTCATGACGTCGGTGTCCCAGCCGAACACGTCCTGATAGAACTTCACCGCGGCGGCGTAGTCCTTGGTGTGAAGCTCGTGCCAGGCCGGGGCGCCCGGTTCGCCCACAAGTTCGTAACCGCGCATCTCCCGCGGCTGCCACACACCAATCGCGGCGCCGGAGGCATCACCGAAGAACGCCATGTGGCCCTGTTCCGGGACGTCCATGGGTTCCATGTACACCTGGCCGCCGTTTGCGGGAACCGCCGCGGCTGTGGCGGCGGCGTCGTCCGACCACAGGTACGTCGACCACATGTCCGGCATGCCCGCCTGATCCTCCTGCTTCTGCATGATGCCGGCGACGGTCTTGCCGTTCTTTGTGGCGGTGATGTAGCCGCCGTACTTTTCCTGGTCGCCGGTCTGGAAGTCCCAGCCGAACAGTTCGCCATAGAACTGTTTCGCCTGGTTGGCATCGGTGGTCATAAGGTCGACCCAGCAGGGGGCGCCGGGAGTGGGTTCGGGCGTAGGCATAGTCTGCTCCTGGTGTTGTTTGCGGGACATTCCCGCAGGTCATGGAGGTGCTACGGACAGAACCGACACTATGCCGGGGGTGTGACACTTTCAATGGGGGTGTGCCGTCTTCAGGCGTGCGCTCAGGGCAGGTCCGAGTATGACGTGGCCGGCTCCTGGTCGTCGTCGGCCTCGATCCATTCAATGAAGTCCTTCAGCGACATGCACCAGTAGTAGTCCGAGTACCGCAGGCTCTGCTTCTCAGCCTTGCTCATGACCTCGACCCCCCACATGCAACGGTGGATGCGGAAGCTCTGTCCTGCGGTCGCGGGATAGAGCTGTGCTGATACAAGTGAACGCCTTCCGGCAACGGCGCGCATGAGTGGCGCGTACTCGTATTCTGCAGAGCAGGTACTCGGACTACCTGATTTTCGGACTGTGGTCCGAACCCCTACTTGCCCGTACAAAAGAGCCACCACTTGCCCACGCAAAAGGCCGGCAGAACCAACCTTTCGATTGGCCCGGCCGGCCTTCAAAATGGCCGTCAGCGCGGTGCTTTTCGCACGCCGCCGGCCCTGCGCGGAAGGTAAGAGATTCGAACTCTTGGTACGGGGTTACCGCACACTGGTTTTCAAGACCAGCTCCTTCGGCCGCTCGGACAACCTTCCCTAACTAGTAGTGTTTCATAGGCAGTTGGCTGCAACAAAAACCGCCGCGTGGCAGTTGTCGCCGGTGCACAGTATTTTTGGGGCAGGAATCAGCTAGAAATCGGGAGTTCGCCATGAAAGCCGTCTTTATATCGGAGCCCGGCGGGCCGGAAGTGCTGGAAATCCGCGAGGTGCCGGCTCCCGAGCCGGGCCAGGGCGAGGTTCTCATCGATGTTGTGGCGGCGGGCCTGAACCGCGCCGACGTCCAGCAGCGGAGGGGCTACTACCCGCCACCGCCGGGCGCCTCGGAGATTCCCGGGCTGGAGGTTTCCGGCAGGATCGCGGGCTTCGGCCCCGGCGTGACCAAGCCGTTTTCCATCGGGGACAAAGTCGTGGCGCTGCTGTCCGGCGGCGGCTATGCGCAGCAGGTCGCGGTGCCCTCGGAACAGGTGCTGAGGATTCCCGACGGCGTCGACCTGGTCACAGCTGCCGCCCTGCCTGAGGTGGCGGCCACCGTGTACTCGAACCTGGTCATGACCGCGCAGCTGCAGCCGGGGGAGACCGTCCTGATCCACGGCGCCACGGGAGGCATCGGCACCATGGCCATCCAGTTGGCCAAGGCGTTGGGCGCCACTGTGGCGGCCACCGCGGGCACCGACGAAAAAGTCAGCACCGCCAAGGCCTTTCTTGGTGCCGACATCGCCATCAACTATGCGGAGGAAGACTTCGCCGAGAGCCTCCGCGCGCAGAACGGGGGCAAGGGCGCCGATGTCATCCTGGACGTGGTGGGCGCCAAGTACCTGCAGAAGAACGTCGACGCCCTGGCGGATTACGGCCGGCTCGTCGTCATCGGACTGCAGGGAGGCGCCAAGGGGGAACTGGACCTCGGGCAGCTGCTGCGCAAGCGTGCGGCCGTCGTGGCCACGGCGCTCCGGCCCCGACCGGCTGCGGAGAAGGGCGTCATCATGACGGCGGTCAGGGACTCCGTGTGGCCCCTTATTGCTGACGGGCGGATCCACCCGCTGGTGGCCAAGACCTTTCCGCTGGACCAGGCAAGGGCGGCCCATAAGTACTTCGACTCCGGCGAACACGTGGGCAAGGTCCTGCTGGTGATGTAACGCCGCACCGGCGGTAGATACTCAGTATTGCCATTCGCGAAAAGACGGGCTACGCTCTGGACATACGCGGTATGCACGCGTCTTGGGGGCGCGTGCATGCCGCCGACTTCCAGCCAAGGAGCCAGATGTCCATTCGCCACAGCCTCCTCGCCCTCCTGCAGGACCAGCCGCGTTACGGCTACCAGCTCAGGGTCGAATTCGAAGACCGCACAGGCTCCACCTGGCCTCTGAACATCGGGCAGGTCTACACGACCCTCGACCGGCTGGAACGTGACGGCCTTGTCAGCAACGACGGCGGCGACGGCGAAGGCCACGTCGTCTACAGCATCACCGATGCCGGCCGGGCCGAGGTCCAGGGCTGGTTTGCGACGCCGGTGGAACGCAGCAATCCGCCGCGGAACGAGCTCGCCATCAAGCTTGCGCTCGCCGTCACCCTGCCCGGGGTGGACGTGGCAGCCATCATCCAGGCCCAGCGCGCCGCTTCCATGCGCGCGCTGCAGGACTACACGAAGTCCCGGCGGGACACCGCGGCCAACCAGCGGGCGGCGGACATGGCCTGGTTGCTGGTGCTGGATTCGCTGATCTTCCAGACGGAGGCCGAGATCCGCTGGCTGGACCTGTGCGAGGCCAGGATGGTGCAGCTTGCGCAGGCCTCTGGGACGCGCAGCCAAGCACGTAAACCGTCCAACGGGGTCACTGCGGAAGAGGCTGCCCCGCTCACAGCGGAGAACCGCCGGTGAGCGTGCAGGGACCGCAGCAGGTCCTTGAGCTCGCCAAGGTCAGCAGGACGTTCGGGCAGGGAGCGACGGCCGTTGCCGCCCTGCGGGATGTGGACCTCACCATCAACGCCGGGGAATTCG
This window harbors:
- a CDS encoding MFS transporter; its protein translation is MNKLSANEAWSPRLALLVAATFFMEFLDGTVLTTAIPSIAGDFGVPSASVNITMTAYLMTVAMGIPLSGWLAERLGARRIFCLAIAVFTVASLLCAASQDLTVLTVSRVLQGLGGAMMVPVGTLLVLRGTPKSDLLRATAYLVWPGLLAPVLAPLVGGALTTYLSWHWIFLINLPLGAAAFLAALRLVPAVPGDSNRRLDWLGLALTTAGVGALVAGLELASGHPGGFWTWPSILAGVLALAVAVFWMRRAAHPLFDLTVFGTRTFRATNSGGFIYRLTISAVPFLLPLMFQNGFGWSPLHAGIMVAAVFIGNIGIKPATTPLIRRFGFKPALVFASLASAATFALCAMLTPATPEPLVFALLVCSGAFRSIGFSAYASVQYADIQPGQLTSANAVSATIVQLATGAGIAVGALLLRLFESESLLSSGLGGVLLAGPDGSGVAAYRGAFLSIAVLMLLSTVDSLMLHRHAGAEVSRPGPAPAEAPRPHRPA
- a CDS encoding RecQ family ATP-dependent DNA helicase gives rise to the protein MANNQHAPVLASAPGPSGTGAGRDEGAVTGTRGQALSVLRELVGRPDADFHDGQFEAIEALVDGGRRTLVVQRTGWGKSAVYFVASLLLRRRGAGPTLIVSPLLALMRDQVAAAARAGVRAVAINSANQLEWDTVREQLAADQVDVLLVSPERLTNPSFRENQLPELIRRTGLLVIDEAHCISDWGHDFRPDYRRIADLITQLPDTVPVLATTATANSRVVHDIEEQLGDGVLTIRGALGRESLRLGVLALPDSRERLGWLLTHLADLQGSGIIYTLTVSAAEDTARLLAEAGHEVLAYTGRTDPADRERAEQLLKDNQVKALVATSALGMGFDKPDLGFVVHLGAPSSPVAYYQQVGRAGRGAANADVLLLPGSEDREIWQYFATASMPSEEKAAAVLTALAEAGSAVSTVALEARVDLRRTPLELLLKVLAVDGAVERVGGGWRSTGMPWTYDAERYRRIAEARVDEQDSMVIYQDTAGCRMEYITSVLDDETAAACGRCDNCAGRWFPAEVASTATEAAGQTLSRAGIVLESRLQWPSGMDRLGVPVKGKIKPDENTADGRVLARLTDLGWGGALRELFAAGAPDRAVDPGMLQACVQVLREWGAGNSRIPGWSGAGRPAAIVSMPSRSRPELVDSLARGISQIGRIPYIGQLQLDHGGPTGGRGGNSAYRLAGVWDRLVVGESLAAELAGLGGGSVMLIDDLVDSRWTVTVAGRALRRAGAGAVLPLALAQAG
- a CDS encoding prolyl oligopeptidase family serine peptidase, which gives rise to MTTTAADSAPASGAAPTETAPAPTDENIWLEDIYGEEQLAWVREQNARTEDLLEDADYARLEGEILEVLDSTDKIAMVSKHGEWYYNFWKDRQNPKGLWRRTSWDSYRSDAPEWEVLLDVDALAAADGVEWVFHGANLLRPEPGQPYRRALVALSPDGGDANRYREFDVETRAFVAPAMGGFDLPTAKGNVSWLDADTLLVASTADGLPRTASSYARTAVRLRRGQVLADAPRIFEIPEDHMMAIVAHDSTPGFERTFAVDWIDFFNRRTSVLQDGDWVPVDVPTDVNTGVHREWLLFRPQLDWTVNGTTYAAGSLLAADFRAYLAGERELTVLFAPDAHTSLQSWSWTRNFLLLNLLKDVSSEIRVLDPAGSWRSSLLDACPPLHDVNAFAVDDEDEAESGAGDDFWLVATGFTTPSTLTRGTLTRDTLARGTADGGASGGTAVAGVVSSHAEVKASPSFFNEADYEVQQHFAVSADGTRVPYFQVAARGLVLDGQNPTQLSGYGGFEVSRTPAYSGTVGRAWLERRTAAVPGDGLAEGHSRGGVYVVANIRGGGEYGPSWHRAALQENRHRAYEDFAAVARDLISRGVTSRERLGCVGGSNGGLLVGNMLTRYPELFGAVSCGVPLLDMRRYTKLSAGHSWIAEYGDPDLPEHWEFIKTFSPYHQLKDGVEYPETFIWTATSDDRVGPVQARKMAARMLAMGIPNIWFHEALEGGHAGASDNRQAAALQGRSQHFLWKALAEGTA
- a CDS encoding phosphomannomutase/phosphoglucomutase; amino-acid sequence: MTSDQTRTFDLSASFKAYDVRGIVGESITAEIVEAVGAAFVDVLGLEGQTVLVGGDMRPSSPEFSKAFSTGAATRGANVQLLDLISTDELYYACGALNAAGATFTASHNPAEYNGIKMAKAGAVPISSETGLKEIQALAEQYLNTGSIPAAETQGQIGVRDVLKDYAEYLRTLVDLSGSRPLKVVVDAGNGMAGLTTPAVLGDTLLPKLPFDIIPLYFELDGSFPNHPANPLEPENLRDLQAAVVEHGADIGLAFDGDADRCFVIDEKGEAVSPSAITGMVARREIARAKAQGEAKPTIIHNLLTSRAVPELVAEDGGRAVRTRVGHSFIKAVMAEEGAIFGGEHSAHFYFRDFWNADTGMLAAMHVLAALGEQDGPLSELGREYEPYVSSGEINSEIEDKAGAVERVRADFETEDVAVDHLDGSTFTAADGSFWFNLRPSNTEPYLRLNAEATDRATMERVRDRVLALVRS